One window of the Cydia splendana chromosome 18, ilCydSple1.2, whole genome shotgun sequence genome contains the following:
- the LOC134799326 gene encoding AMP deaminase 2-like isoform X5, which yields MFGSKSECKKWTSSRNCRAAECGQSVRSFGGSEAGGLLEERRDEFEHDMVMPHFQRVAISGEDTSGVPLEDLQQASSYLVQALDIRKRYMEMSHQSFCTITARFLRNMDPDAPANHAPYTKGPSGHIADHVVHPPFRDKDPWECHMPEPKDYTIRPDRGVFNLYTKGADGQETRVPYEYIPMSEYIQDMNTMCNMIADGPLKSFCYRRLSYLSSKFQLHVLLNELRELASQKAVPHRDFYNIRKVDTHIHAASCMNQKHLLRFIKKTLKNHADEVVTLHKGVPMTLKAVFQSMNLSTYDLTVDMLDVHADRNTFHRFDKFNAKYNPIGESRLREVFLKTDNHMNGKYFARIIKEVASDLEESKYQNAELRLSIYGKSPDEWAKLANWAIQYDVHSNNVRWLIQIPRLYDIFKSNKIMNNFQELLTYIFLPLFEVTKDPNSNIELHKFLTHVVGFDSVDDESKPENPILDPEVRAPGDWDDEENPPYAYYLYYMYANITVLNHFRKEQGLNTFVLRPHCGEAGPVQHLVCGFMLAENISHGLLLRKVPVLQYLYYLTQIAIAMSPLSNNSLFLNYHRNPLPEFLARGLAITLSTDDPLQFHFTKEPLMEEYSIAAQVWKLSSCDMCELARNSVLMSGFPHEMKQYWLGPNYMKEGVAGNDLTRTNVPDIRVSFRYEALLDELTNIFKVRYALGRDWVPPPAPTTPQPPNIHEPIVSLKRPSLV from the exons GGCTGCAGAATGCGGTCAATCAGTCCGTTCGTTCGGCGGCAGCGAGGCGGGAGGCCTGCTGGAGGAGCGCAGGGACGAGTTCGAGCACGATATGGTCATGCCGCACTTCCAGCGCGTCGCCATCAGCGGGGAGGACACCTCGGGG GTACCCTTGGAAGACTTGCAACAAGCCTCCTCCTACCTGGTGCAGGCACTAGATATCCGCAAGCGCTACATGGAGATGTCCCACCAGAGCTTCTGCACCATCACCGCGCGGTTCCTGCGCAACATGGACCCTGACGCGCCCGCCAACCACGCGCCCTACACCAAGGGTCCTAGTGGACATATAGCAG ATCACGTGGTCCACCCACCGTTCAGGGACAAAGACCCCTGGGAATGCCACATGCCCGAGCCCAAGGACTACACCATACGCCCCGACCGCGGCGTATTCAACCTGTACACTAAGGGTGCTGATGGCCAGGAGACAAGAGTTCCGTACGAGTACATACCCATGTCGGAGTACATTCAGGACATGAATACTATGTGCAACATGATCGCGGATGGACCGCT GAAGTCCTTCTGCTACCGGCGACTGTCCTACCTGTCGTCCAAGTTCCAGCTGCACGTGCTGCTCAATGAGCTGCGGGAGCTAGCTTCTCAAAAGGCCGTGCCACATCGCGACTTCTACAACATCAG AAAAGTGGACACCCACATCCACGCAGCTTCCTGCATGAACCAAAAGCATTTACTCCGCTTCATCAAGAAGACCCTCAAGAACCACGCAGACGAGGTGGTGACACTGCACAAGGGCGTGCCCATGACCCTCAAGGCCGTGTTCCAGTCCATGAACCTTAGTACTTATGACTTGACTGTGGATATGCTGGATGTGCATGCA GACCGCAACACGTTCCATCGATTCGACAAGTTTAATGCTAAATACAATCCCATCGGCGAGTCACGGCTGCGAGAAGTGTTCCTCAAGACAGATAACCACATGAACGGAAAATACTTCGCTAGGATTATAAAG GAAGTAGCCTCAGACTTAGAGGAGAGTAAATACCAAAATGCGGAGCTACGTCTATCCATTTACGGCAAGAGCCCGGACGAGTGGGCCAAGCTGGCCAACTGGGCCATCCAGTACGACGTGCACTCCAACAACGTGCGGTGGCTCATCCAGATTCCTAGGCTTTA CGATATTTTCAAATCGAACAAGATCATGAACAACTTCCAAGAGCTGCTCACTTATATTTTCCTGCCATTATTCGAAGTCACCAAGGATCCCAATAGTAACATAGAGCTGCACAAATTCTTAACG CACGTGGTCGGCTTCGACAGCGTGGACGACGAGTCCAAACCCGAGAACCCGATCCTGGACCCCGAGGTCCGCGCGCCGGGCGACTGGGACGACGAGGAGAACCCGCCCTACGCCTACTACCTCTACTACATGTACGCCAACATCACCGTGCTCAACCACTTCCGCAA GGAGCAAGGGCTGAACACGTTCGTTCTCCGCCCGCATTGTGGCGAGGCTGGTCCCGTGCAGCATCTCGTCTGCGGGTTCATGCTTGCTGAGAACATCTCCCACGGACTGCTGCTGAGGAAG GTTCCAGTACTGCAATACCTGTACTACCTGACCCAGATCGCCATAGCCATGTCTCCGCTCAGCAACAACTCCCTGTTCTTGAATTATCACCGCAACCCGCTGCCGGAGTTCCTGGCCAGGGGACTCGCCATCACGCTCAGCACTGATGACCCGCTGCAGTTCCACTTCACCAAG GAACCGCTGATGGAGGAGTACAGCATCGCGGCGCAAGTGTGGAAACTGTCTTCCTGCGACATGTGCGAGCTGGCGCGCAACTCCGTGCTCATGTCCGGCTTCCCGCACGAG ATGAAGCAGTACTGGCTGGGGCCCAACTACATGAAGGAAGGCGTGGCCGGCAACGACCTCACGCGCACCAACGTGCCTGACATCCGCGTCTCCTTCCGCTACGAGGCGCTGCTGGACGAGCTCACCAACATATTCAAG GTTCGTTACGCGCTGGGCCGAGACTGGgtgccgccgcccgcgcccacCACCCCGCAGCCGCCCAACATCCACGAGCCCATCGTGAGCCTCAAGAGACCCTCGCTAGTTTAG
- the LOC134799326 gene encoding AMP deaminase 2-like isoform X4, producing the protein MYSFDKDIWHVQGSSELQDEAEEERSESPTATVGAEAPRELPNELSAPYEVPQFPIEQIEKKLLIQRQLNVKAAECGQSVRSFGGSEAGGLLEERRDEFEHDMVMPHFQRVAISGEDTSGVPLEDLQQASSYLVQALDIRKRYMEMSHQSFCTITARFLRNMDPDAPANHAPYTKGPSGHIADHVVHPPFRDKDPWECHMPEPKDYTIRPDRGVFNLYTKGADGQETRVPYEYIPMSEYIQDMNTMCNMIADGPLKSFCYRRLSYLSSKFQLHVLLNELRELASQKAVPHRDFYNIRKVDTHIHAASCMNQKHLLRFIKKTLKNHADEVVTLHKGVPMTLKAVFQSMNLSTYDLTVDMLDVHADRNTFHRFDKFNAKYNPIGESRLREVFLKTDNHMNGKYFARIIKEVASDLEESKYQNAELRLSIYGKSPDEWAKLANWAIQYDVHSNNVRWLIQIPRLYDIFKSNKIMNNFQELLTYIFLPLFEVTKDPNSNIELHKFLTHVVGFDSVDDESKPENPILDPEVRAPGDWDDEENPPYAYYLYYMYANITVLNHFRKEQGLNTFVLRPHCGEAGPVQHLVCGFMLAENISHGLLLRKVPVLQYLYYLTQIAIAMSPLSNNSLFLNYHRNPLPEFLARGLAITLSTDDPLQFHFTKEPLMEEYSIAAQVWKLSSCDMCELARNSVLMSGFPHEMKQYWLGPNYMKEGVAGNDLTRTNVPDIRVSFRYEALLDELTNIFKVRYALGRDWVPPPAPTTPQPPNIHEPIVSLKRPSLV; encoded by the exons GGCTGCAGAATGCGGTCAATCAGTCCGTTCGTTCGGCGGCAGCGAGGCGGGAGGCCTGCTGGAGGAGCGCAGGGACGAGTTCGAGCACGATATGGTCATGCCGCACTTCCAGCGCGTCGCCATCAGCGGGGAGGACACCTCGGGG GTACCCTTGGAAGACTTGCAACAAGCCTCCTCCTACCTGGTGCAGGCACTAGATATCCGCAAGCGCTACATGGAGATGTCCCACCAGAGCTTCTGCACCATCACCGCGCGGTTCCTGCGCAACATGGACCCTGACGCGCCCGCCAACCACGCGCCCTACACCAAGGGTCCTAGTGGACATATAGCAG ATCACGTGGTCCACCCACCGTTCAGGGACAAAGACCCCTGGGAATGCCACATGCCCGAGCCCAAGGACTACACCATACGCCCCGACCGCGGCGTATTCAACCTGTACACTAAGGGTGCTGATGGCCAGGAGACAAGAGTTCCGTACGAGTACATACCCATGTCGGAGTACATTCAGGACATGAATACTATGTGCAACATGATCGCGGATGGACCGCT GAAGTCCTTCTGCTACCGGCGACTGTCCTACCTGTCGTCCAAGTTCCAGCTGCACGTGCTGCTCAATGAGCTGCGGGAGCTAGCTTCTCAAAAGGCCGTGCCACATCGCGACTTCTACAACATCAG AAAAGTGGACACCCACATCCACGCAGCTTCCTGCATGAACCAAAAGCATTTACTCCGCTTCATCAAGAAGACCCTCAAGAACCACGCAGACGAGGTGGTGACACTGCACAAGGGCGTGCCCATGACCCTCAAGGCCGTGTTCCAGTCCATGAACCTTAGTACTTATGACTTGACTGTGGATATGCTGGATGTGCATGCA GACCGCAACACGTTCCATCGATTCGACAAGTTTAATGCTAAATACAATCCCATCGGCGAGTCACGGCTGCGAGAAGTGTTCCTCAAGACAGATAACCACATGAACGGAAAATACTTCGCTAGGATTATAAAG GAAGTAGCCTCAGACTTAGAGGAGAGTAAATACCAAAATGCGGAGCTACGTCTATCCATTTACGGCAAGAGCCCGGACGAGTGGGCCAAGCTGGCCAACTGGGCCATCCAGTACGACGTGCACTCCAACAACGTGCGGTGGCTCATCCAGATTCCTAGGCTTTA CGATATTTTCAAATCGAACAAGATCATGAACAACTTCCAAGAGCTGCTCACTTATATTTTCCTGCCATTATTCGAAGTCACCAAGGATCCCAATAGTAACATAGAGCTGCACAAATTCTTAACG CACGTGGTCGGCTTCGACAGCGTGGACGACGAGTCCAAACCCGAGAACCCGATCCTGGACCCCGAGGTCCGCGCGCCGGGCGACTGGGACGACGAGGAGAACCCGCCCTACGCCTACTACCTCTACTACATGTACGCCAACATCACCGTGCTCAACCACTTCCGCAA GGAGCAAGGGCTGAACACGTTCGTTCTCCGCCCGCATTGTGGCGAGGCTGGTCCCGTGCAGCATCTCGTCTGCGGGTTCATGCTTGCTGAGAACATCTCCCACGGACTGCTGCTGAGGAAG GTTCCAGTACTGCAATACCTGTACTACCTGACCCAGATCGCCATAGCCATGTCTCCGCTCAGCAACAACTCCCTGTTCTTGAATTATCACCGCAACCCGCTGCCGGAGTTCCTGGCCAGGGGACTCGCCATCACGCTCAGCACTGATGACCCGCTGCAGTTCCACTTCACCAAG GAACCGCTGATGGAGGAGTACAGCATCGCGGCGCAAGTGTGGAAACTGTCTTCCTGCGACATGTGCGAGCTGGCGCGCAACTCCGTGCTCATGTCCGGCTTCCCGCACGAG ATGAAGCAGTACTGGCTGGGGCCCAACTACATGAAGGAAGGCGTGGCCGGCAACGACCTCACGCGCACCAACGTGCCTGACATCCGCGTCTCCTTCCGCTACGAGGCGCTGCTGGACGAGCTCACCAACATATTCAAG GTTCGTTACGCGCTGGGCCGAGACTGGgtgccgccgcccgcgcccacCACCCCGCAGCCGCCCAACATCCACGAGCCCATCGTGAGCCTCAAGAGACCCTCGCTAGTTTAG
- the LOC134799326 gene encoding AMP deaminase 2-like isoform X3 yields the protein MSIRGVQDGSRSPLILTDSFFDDGGSESPTATVGAEAPRELPNELSAPYEVPQFPIEQIEKKLLIQRQLNVKAAECGQSVRSFGGSEAGGLLEERRDEFEHDMVMPHFQRVAISGEDTSGVPLEDLQQASSYLVQALDIRKRYMEMSHQSFCTITARFLRNMDPDAPANHAPYTKGPSGHIADHVVHPPFRDKDPWECHMPEPKDYTIRPDRGVFNLYTKGADGQETRVPYEYIPMSEYIQDMNTMCNMIADGPLKSFCYRRLSYLSSKFQLHVLLNELRELASQKAVPHRDFYNIRKVDTHIHAASCMNQKHLLRFIKKTLKNHADEVVTLHKGVPMTLKAVFQSMNLSTYDLTVDMLDVHADRNTFHRFDKFNAKYNPIGESRLREVFLKTDNHMNGKYFARIIKEVASDLEESKYQNAELRLSIYGKSPDEWAKLANWAIQYDVHSNNVRWLIQIPRLYDIFKSNKIMNNFQELLTYIFLPLFEVTKDPNSNIELHKFLTHVVGFDSVDDESKPENPILDPEVRAPGDWDDEENPPYAYYLYYMYANITVLNHFRKEQGLNTFVLRPHCGEAGPVQHLVCGFMLAENISHGLLLRKVPVLQYLYYLTQIAIAMSPLSNNSLFLNYHRNPLPEFLARGLAITLSTDDPLQFHFTKEPLMEEYSIAAQVWKLSSCDMCELARNSVLMSGFPHEMKQYWLGPNYMKEGVAGNDLTRTNVPDIRVSFRYEALLDELTNIFKVRYALGRDWVPPPAPTTPQPPNIHEPIVSLKRPSLV from the exons GGCTGCAGAATGCGGTCAATCAGTCCGTTCGTTCGGCGGCAGCGAGGCGGGAGGCCTGCTGGAGGAGCGCAGGGACGAGTTCGAGCACGATATGGTCATGCCGCACTTCCAGCGCGTCGCCATCAGCGGGGAGGACACCTCGGGG GTACCCTTGGAAGACTTGCAACAAGCCTCCTCCTACCTGGTGCAGGCACTAGATATCCGCAAGCGCTACATGGAGATGTCCCACCAGAGCTTCTGCACCATCACCGCGCGGTTCCTGCGCAACATGGACCCTGACGCGCCCGCCAACCACGCGCCCTACACCAAGGGTCCTAGTGGACATATAGCAG ATCACGTGGTCCACCCACCGTTCAGGGACAAAGACCCCTGGGAATGCCACATGCCCGAGCCCAAGGACTACACCATACGCCCCGACCGCGGCGTATTCAACCTGTACACTAAGGGTGCTGATGGCCAGGAGACAAGAGTTCCGTACGAGTACATACCCATGTCGGAGTACATTCAGGACATGAATACTATGTGCAACATGATCGCGGATGGACCGCT GAAGTCCTTCTGCTACCGGCGACTGTCCTACCTGTCGTCCAAGTTCCAGCTGCACGTGCTGCTCAATGAGCTGCGGGAGCTAGCTTCTCAAAAGGCCGTGCCACATCGCGACTTCTACAACATCAG AAAAGTGGACACCCACATCCACGCAGCTTCCTGCATGAACCAAAAGCATTTACTCCGCTTCATCAAGAAGACCCTCAAGAACCACGCAGACGAGGTGGTGACACTGCACAAGGGCGTGCCCATGACCCTCAAGGCCGTGTTCCAGTCCATGAACCTTAGTACTTATGACTTGACTGTGGATATGCTGGATGTGCATGCA GACCGCAACACGTTCCATCGATTCGACAAGTTTAATGCTAAATACAATCCCATCGGCGAGTCACGGCTGCGAGAAGTGTTCCTCAAGACAGATAACCACATGAACGGAAAATACTTCGCTAGGATTATAAAG GAAGTAGCCTCAGACTTAGAGGAGAGTAAATACCAAAATGCGGAGCTACGTCTATCCATTTACGGCAAGAGCCCGGACGAGTGGGCCAAGCTGGCCAACTGGGCCATCCAGTACGACGTGCACTCCAACAACGTGCGGTGGCTCATCCAGATTCCTAGGCTTTA CGATATTTTCAAATCGAACAAGATCATGAACAACTTCCAAGAGCTGCTCACTTATATTTTCCTGCCATTATTCGAAGTCACCAAGGATCCCAATAGTAACATAGAGCTGCACAAATTCTTAACG CACGTGGTCGGCTTCGACAGCGTGGACGACGAGTCCAAACCCGAGAACCCGATCCTGGACCCCGAGGTCCGCGCGCCGGGCGACTGGGACGACGAGGAGAACCCGCCCTACGCCTACTACCTCTACTACATGTACGCCAACATCACCGTGCTCAACCACTTCCGCAA GGAGCAAGGGCTGAACACGTTCGTTCTCCGCCCGCATTGTGGCGAGGCTGGTCCCGTGCAGCATCTCGTCTGCGGGTTCATGCTTGCTGAGAACATCTCCCACGGACTGCTGCTGAGGAAG GTTCCAGTACTGCAATACCTGTACTACCTGACCCAGATCGCCATAGCCATGTCTCCGCTCAGCAACAACTCCCTGTTCTTGAATTATCACCGCAACCCGCTGCCGGAGTTCCTGGCCAGGGGACTCGCCATCACGCTCAGCACTGATGACCCGCTGCAGTTCCACTTCACCAAG GAACCGCTGATGGAGGAGTACAGCATCGCGGCGCAAGTGTGGAAACTGTCTTCCTGCGACATGTGCGAGCTGGCGCGCAACTCCGTGCTCATGTCCGGCTTCCCGCACGAG ATGAAGCAGTACTGGCTGGGGCCCAACTACATGAAGGAAGGCGTGGCCGGCAACGACCTCACGCGCACCAACGTGCCTGACATCCGCGTCTCCTTCCGCTACGAGGCGCTGCTGGACGAGCTCACCAACATATTCAAG GTTCGTTACGCGCTGGGCCGAGACTGGgtgccgccgcccgcgcccacCACCCCGCAGCCGCCCAACATCCACGAGCCCATCGTGAGCCTCAAGAGACCCTCGCTAGTTTAG
- the LOC134799330 gene encoding AMP deaminase 2-like: protein MIGNQHLTGDRSPSPRFRNHQERRPLPTEWDDLPPSSFYQHQASAASGLHRVGVPIEELNQASGALIQALEIRKRYMQLSYQSFSHDVSQLLAEGSPSSRRSSMDEEDAMRSHRATEAEVEQYLSLHVVSSEVVDKPHSNPHPHRPSASSLMKTNLNSPTEQVMSKATGIRLSDVDSQLDMPFNVAGKAMDPWDCAMPPSRHYAYRWVDGQIRLYRTEADANNDRPMAYNYASFQQFVDDLHSLIDMMRDGPLTSFCYRRLQFLSAKFKMHVLLNELHEQALQKAVPHRDFYNIKKVDVHIHAASSMNQKHLLRFIKRTLRENPDKVVTMDKGQPMTLKAVFENIQVNTYDLNVDILDVHADRNTFHRFDKFNAKYNPVGESRLREVFLKTDNYQNGFFFSKIMKEVMADIEESKYTYIEPRISIYCKNKMEWSKLATWAVKNNVYSEHVRWVVQVPRLYDIYRENKLLKSFQEFLDNLFNPLFEVSIDPSSNTDLHKFLKYVIAFDSVDDESKPENPLLAGDVRRPAEWTNEENPPYVYYLYYVYANITVLNQLRRSQGLNTFVLRPHCGESGPSTHLAAGFLLAENISHGLILRKVPVLQYLYYLAQIFIAMSPLSNNSLFLNYHLNPLPEFFARGLRVTLSTDDPLQFHYTKEPLMEEYSIAAQAWKLSSCDMCELARNSVIMSGFPHEQKQIWLGPDYILDGPAGNDITRTNVPNVRLAYRREALRAELDILRAS, encoded by the exons atGATTGGCAACCAGCATTTGACTGGAGATCGTTCACCAAG CCCACGGTTTAGAAACCACCAGGAGAGGCGACCGCTTCCGACGGAGTGGGACGATCTGCCGCCGTCCAGCTTCTACCAACATCAGGCCTCCGCCGCGTCCGGGCTGCATCGCGTCGGG GTGCCCATCGAAGAGTTAAACCAAGCGTCCGGTGCGCTGATCCAAGCACTGGAAATCCGAAAGCGTTATATGCAGCTGAGCTACCAATCCTTCTCTCATGACGTGTCGCAGCTCCTCGCTGAGGGCAGTCCCTCGTCGCGTCGCTCGTCCATGGACGAGGAAGACGCAATGAGGAGCCATCGCGCGA CGGAAGCTGAGGTGGAGCAGTACCTAAGCCTCCACGTGGTATCGTCAGAAGTAGTGGACAAGCCGCACTCGAACCCCCACCCCCACCGACCATCGGCGTCTTCCCTTATGAAGACTAATTTAAACA GTCCAACGGAGCAAGTAATGAGCAAAGCTACGGGTATCCGTCTGTCCGACGTCGACAGCCAGCTCGACATGCCGTTTAATGTTGCTG GCAAAGCAATGGACCCCTGGGATTGTGCCATGCCCCCGAGCCGGCACTACGCCTACCGCTGGGTGGACGGCCAAATACGCCTCTACCGAACTGAGGCCGACGCCAACAACGACCGTCCTATGGCGTACAATTACGCATCCTTCCAGCAGTTCGTCGATGATCTCCACTCGCTCATTGATATGATGAGGGATGGACCCCT AACGTCATTTTGCTACCGGCGCCTGCAATTCCTCTCAGCCAAGTTCAAGATGCACGTGCTGCTGAACGAGCTCCACGAGCAGGCGCTGCAGAAGGCCGTGCCGCATCGGGACTTTTACAACATCAA GAAAGTAGACGTGCATATCCACGCAGCATCTAGCATGAACCAGAAACACCTCCTCCGCTTCATCAAGCGCACGCTCCGAGAGAACCCCGACAAAGTTGTGACGATGGATAAGGGGCAGCCTATGACGCTGAAGGCGGTGTTCGAGAACATACAGGTGAACACGTACGATCTCAATGTGGACATATTGGATGTTCATGCG GATCGCAACACGTTCCATAGATTTGACAAATTCAATGCCAAATACAATCCGGTTGGCGAGTCGCGACTGCGCGAGGTGTTCCTCAAAACCGATAACTACCAGAATGGCTTTTTCTTCTCCAAAATTATGAAG GAGGTGATGGCAGATATAGAAGAGAGTAAATACACGTACATAGAGCCTCGCATCTCCATCTACTGTAAGAACAAAATGGAGTGGAGCAAGCTGGCAACGTGGGCCGTGAAGAACAACGTCTACTCCGAGCATGTGAGATGGGTGGTGCAGGTGCCGAGACTCTA TGACATCTACCGAGAGAACAAGCTGCTGAAGAGTTTCCAGGAGTTCCTGGACAACCTATTCAATCCCCTGTTCGAGGTATCCATTGATCCCAGCTCCAACACAGACCTACACAAGTTCCTCAAG TACGTGATAGCCTTCGACAGCGTAGACGACGAGTCGAAGCCGGAGAACCCGCTCTTGGCCGGCGACGTGCGGCGCCCCGCCGAGTGGACCAACGAGGAGAACCCTCCCTACGTCTACTACCTCTACTACGTGTACGCCAACATCACCGTGCTCAACCAGCTGCGAAG GTCCCAGGGCTTGAATACGTTCGTGCTGCGGCCACATTGCGGTGAGTCCGGGCCCTCCACTCACCTTGCCGCCGGGTTCCTGCTCGCGGAGAACATCTCCCACGGGCTCATACTGAGAAAG GTGCCTGTGCTCCAATACTTATACTACCTGGCCCAAATCTTCATCGCCATGTCTCCGCTGAGCAATAACTCGCTGTTCCTCAACTACCACCTGAACCCACTGCCTGAGTTCTTCGCTCGCGGTCTCCGCGTCACGCTGTCGACCGATGATCCTCTGCAGTTCCACTACACCAAG GAACCCCTAATGGAAGAATACAGCATCGCGGCGCAAGCGTGGAAACTCTCCTCCTGCGATATGTGCGAGTTAGCTCGCAACTCCGTCATCATGTCCGGCTTCCCGCACGAACAGAAACAAATCTGGCTCGGACCGGATTATATACTAGACGGACCCGCCGGCAACGATATTACTAGGACGAATGTGCCTAACGTGCGGCTGGCGTATAGGAGGGAAGCGCTGCGGGCCGAACTGGACATACTCAGGGCAAGTTAG